In Nocardia sp. NBC_01327, the genomic stretch GCCGCCGATCCCGCCGGTAGCCCAGGACCGACAGCGCCGCCCACATCGACCCGGTCAGCATGGCGAAATTGCCGAGCGCGCCGACCCAGGTGAACCACGCCCCGCGCAGCGCCACCAGCGGTACGAACAGCAGTGCGCCGAACGGTGAGTAGACGAACTCCCAGACACCGCGGGTGTGTCCGCGCAGCGGGGTGTCATAGACCGACACGCCGTCGGTCACCCGCTGTGCGGCAATCTGATAGGTGCCGAGATCGACCAGGTGCATCATGGTCCGCGGCGAGGCCAGCACCTGGTGCAGGTAGTAGCCGCCCGCCGCGGCACCCAGGAGCGCCACCACCCAGACCACCGCCGACGCAATCGTGCGCCGTTGCGGCACACTGTGATTCACGGCTGTCACCTGCTCGATCGTCGACAACGCCATACCTGTCCCCACTGCTGAGTGCTACGGATAACCCGCCCCACCGTAGTGACAGAGCTCCGCGCCCGCCAGGCGGCGGCCGGTCGCGGTGCGTGGACCTGGCGTGTCACCTTTCGCGCCCGCGCTTCGTCAGCACTACGAGTGACCGTCGAGAAGGAGTGTGCGTGTGACGCGTCTTGACCTGCTGGCAGTCGAGTTCGAGGGGCAGCGCCCGCGTCTGAAATCGGTGGCCTACCGCATGCTCGGTTCGCTGGCCGAAGCCGATGACGCCGTGCAGGAGGCCTGGCTTCGGCTGGCCCGCACCGATTCCGGCGAGATCGGCAATCTGCCCGGCTGGCTGACCACCGTGGTGAGCCGGTTGTGCCTGGACATGCTCCGCACCCGGACCGCGCGGCGGGAAGACTCACTCGAGGTCCGTCTGCCGGATCCGGTGCTCGCCCGCGATGATGCGACCGATCCGGAACAGCAGGTGCTGCTGGCCGATTCGGTGGGACTGGCATTGCAGGTGGTGCTGGCGGAGCTGGCGCCGCCGGAACGGCTGGCATTCGTTCTGCACGATATTTTCGGGCTGCCGTTCGAGCAGATCGCACCCATCGTCGATCGCACGCCCGCGACCGCCAAGAAGCTCGCCAGCCGGGCCCGGCAGCGGATTCGTGCCGCGACCCCGAGGCCCGATCCGGATCCGGGCGAGCAGCGGCGGGTGGTGAATGCGTTCCAGCATGCCGCCCGCGGCGGCGACTTCGACGCGCTGCTGTCCATTCTCGATCCGGACGTGGTGCTGCGCGTCGACGGCGGCGTTCTGACCGGCGGCCTGCAGTCCCTGCACGGCGCCGCGGCCGTCGCCGCGCAGGCGGTGAACTTCCAGCGCATGGCGACCACCGCGGTCGGGTATCCGGTGCGGATCAACGGCGCCGCGGGACTGATCAGCACGATCGGCGGGGAACCCAGGTCGGTCACCAGCTTCACCGTCGCGGGCGGGCGGATCGTCGGAATCCAGATCCTGTCCGATCCTGAACGCCTGGCGCGGCTCGATCTGACCGAACTCATCGACTGACCGGGAGCGGTCACCTTTCTCCGGCGGCCTACGTCATAGGAGGGAAGGCAGACGAAAGCCTTTGCACTAGAGGGACTTCGACCGACATGGAGGACGTCATGGAACCACGGATAGCTGATGTGAACGCGCTGATACCCGAAATCCAGCAGGTGGCGGGCGCGCTGGTGCGGGCGAGTACGAACGGCTCGGTGCCGGCGTCCACGATCAGCCTGGTCTACCTGCGTGCGGGCCAGATCGTCGGCACTACCTATCACGCGATGCGGCATTCGGCGGATCTGCGCAAGGCAGGGGAGTCCGAGGATCGGATCGGCTCCGTCGCAACCTGGTGGGACGCACCCTGTTTCACCGAAGCCGAGCGCGCCGCGCTGGCGCTGACCGAGGCCGTGTTCCAGCCGAGTGCGCGCGGACAGGAGCGGGTGCCGGACGATCTGTTCGCCGAAACCGCGAAACACTATGACGACAAGGCACTCTCGACGCTGCTGGTGGTGCTCGCCTCCACCGGGTTCTGGATGAATATCGCTCTCATCCTGAAGCCACCGGTGGTCGGCCAGGAGGACCGGGCTGCCTGACCCGCCACTACCGAGCTCGGCAGGTCGGCCTCGGACACCCGGTTATGCGCCTCAGCCGAGGTGCACGCGCAGCACATCGCCGCGTCCGGTGGCGACCATCAGGTCCTGGTCAGTGCCCGGGACCGGCACGACTGCCGCCATCGGACTGTCGGTGAGCACGGTGCAGGTGCTGTGGGTGTCAGGGTCGACCCGGACCAGGGTGCCCGCGGTGGTGGCGACGTAGAGGAATCCGCCGGGGCCGGCGGTGAGGTCGTCGGCAAGGCCCAGCTCCGCGGCGGTGCTCTGCCCGGCGGGCGCATCGATCGGGATGCGCAGGATTCGCCCCTGCGGGCTCAGGTAGACGGTGGTGTAGACCGCATCGCCGTCCACGGCTACGCCGTTGACGCCGAAGGTCTTCGCCTGTGCGGTCCAGTCGGCGTCGATCGTGCCATCGGTGCGGACGCGGACGACGCCGGAGGTGGTGTCGGCGATGTAGAGATTGCCCGCGCCGTCGAAGGCGGCGCCGTTCGCCATGCCGAGACCGTCGACGAAGACCTCGGGCACCGGCGCCGCGGCGGCGGGGTCGAATCGCACCACGCCGCTGTTGTGGGTGCCGGGCAGCATATTCAGCGTAGTGTCGCCGTAGACGACATAGAGCAGGTGATCGGGACCGAGGCGGATCGCACCCGGCGAGGTCACCGGGACGGTCGCGGTCACCTTGCCCGCCGAGTCGAGGCGCTGCACCACGTTTCGATAGAGCCGCGATACCCAGAGGTTGCCCTGCGCGTCGTAGCCGAGGTTCTCGGCCCAGTCGGCGAAGGGGATGTCCGGCCCGGCGAGCGTGGTCGCGGTGGCGGGGGAGCAGGACGGGGATTCGGCGTGGGCGGCGGCGGGTACGGCGACACCCGCGGCCGTCAGAGCCACGAATGCGGCGCAGGACGAAGCGACTCCGCGATACCGGAAGCGGTGGCGGGGATGGGGGTGGTTCGGCCGCGTATCCGGCACGAGCTCTCCTGCGGTTCGAGTGGTTGCTGCGAGAACGCTCGCAGCGGGTCCATGCATGGTAGGTACAGTCGCGGATTCTATGCCTGGGTGCGCGGCACCCAGGCACGGTTCACCGTGGAGATTCAGTCGGCGCAGGTCGCGGTTCGGAGGTCGAGCCGGGCCAGCGCGTCGACGGTGGGGCCGGGCTCGGGCTGATACAGCATCAGTCGCTGGCCGGCGGCCCCGCGCACATCGAAGGACTGGTAGGTCAGGCGCAGCAGGCCCACCTGCGGGTGGCGGAACTCCCGGGGATCGGTGGTCGCGGCGCACAGCGTGTACGAACGCCAGAGTTCGGCGAATTCGCCACTGGCCGAGTTCAATTCGTCGATCACGAGCTGTAGTCGCGGATCGTCCGGATACTGTGCTCCGACTTGACGGAATGCCGCCACGATCGCCTGGCAGGTCCAGGTCCAGTCGACGCAGAACTGCGGGCTGACCGGGTCGAGGAAGGTCATGCGCGCCAGATTGTCGATGCGCGGGTACACCGAGAAGAACGCATCGGCCATCGCATTGGTGGCGAGGATGTCCATTGCCGGATTCAGCACGAAAGCCGGTGCGGCCGGGTAACTTTCCAGGATTTGCCGCAGCACCGGGCTCACCGTTTCGACCGGCTGCCCCGGCATGGCGACGCCCGCGAGCCGGTACAGATGTTCGCGCAGTGCCACATTCAGCCGCAGCGCCCGGCTCAGCGCCTCGAGCATCTGCGCGGAGGGATGCCGCTCGCGCCCCTGTTCGAGACGCGTGTAGTAGTCGGTGTTCATCCCGGCCGACTCGGCGACTTCCTCCCGGCGCAGCCCGGCGACCCGGCGCCGGCCGTAGGAGACCAGCCCGATCTCGCCGGGGCGCACACTTGCGCGCCGCGCGCGCAGGAAGTCGCCGAGCAGGTTCTCCGTCATGCCGCCCAGGCTAGGCCGCCACCGGGTGTGACGTGCCACGAGCTACTCGGTAGCAGCCCCGCGCTCATCGCCCAGACCCTGGCGCGTGCGAGTCCCGTTGTGTTACAACGGAGTTACTAGTAATTGCATAAGCTAACTATCTAGGAGGCTGTGGAATGTGCGGAATTACCGGCTGGGTGGCATTCGATTCCGATCTCACCCAGGAACAGCAGATCCTCGAAGCAATGACCGAAACCATGGCCTGCCGCGGTCCGGACGGCCGCGGGACCTTCGTGCACACCCACGGCGCACTCGGGCATCGACGGCTCGCCATTATCGATCTGCCCGGCGGGGCCCAGCCCATGGGCGTGGGCACACCCGCCGGTGAGGTGGGGCTGGTGTACTCGGGGGAGACCTACAACTTCCGGGAGTTGCGCACCGAACTCACCGGGCTGGGCCACACCTTCGATACCGACAGTGACACCGAGGTGGTGCTGCGCGGTTATCTGCAGTGGGGCACAAGCGTTGTCGACCACCTCAATGGCATGTACGCCTTCGCCATCTGGGATCAGCGCACCGAAACGCTGGTCATGGTGCGCGACCGGATGGGCATCAAACCGTTCTACTACTACCCGACTCGGGACGGGGTGGTGTTCGGATCGGAACCCAAGGCCATCCTGGCAAATCCACTGGCGCGCAGGGCCGTTGACCTCGACGGACTGCGGGAGCTGTTCACGCTCACCAAGGCGCCGGGCTGGTCGCTGTGGAAGGATATGCGCGAGGTGCTGCCCGGCACGCTGATCACGGTGGACCGCAACGGCATTCACCCGCGCACCTACTGGCGCCTGAATGCGGTCGAGCACACCGACAGCCGCGACGACACCGTCGCCACTGTGCGCGAACTGCTCACCGATATCGTCGACCGGCAGCTCATCGCGGATGTGCCCCGGTGCGTACTGCTCTCCGGCGGACTAGATTCCAGCGCCATCACCGGCCTGGCGGCCGCGCGGCTCGCACAGCAGGGCGAGCAGTTGCGCACGTTCTCGGTGGATTATGCCGATCAGGAGGAGAATTTCGTCCCGGACGAAATGCGCGACACCCCCGATTCGCCGTTCGTGCGGGAGGTCGCGGCACTGGTGCGGTCCGCGCACGAGGATGTGGTGCTCAATCCGGCGCAGCTGTCGGATCTGTCGGTGCGGCGGGCCGTCATCGCCGCGCGCGATATACCCGCCGGTCTCGGCGATATGGATACGTCACTGTATTTGCTGTTCAAGGCGATTCGCGCGCAGTCGACCGTGGCGCTCTCGGGTGAGTCCGCCGATGAGGTCTTCGGCGGCTACCGGTGGTTCCACGACGAGGTGGCCGTCAAGGCCGATACCTTCCCGTGGATGGCGTTCAGCAACCCGCTCGCCGGTGAATCCAGTTTGCAGGTGCTCAATCCGCAGCTGCGCGAGCGGCTCGATATCGAGACCTATATCGGCGACCAGTATCTGACCGCCGTCGCCGAGGTCGAGCATCTGGACGGCGAATCCGAGATCGAACACCGCATGCGCACCGTCTGTCATCTGCATCTGACCCGGTTCGTGCGCGCGCTGCTCGATCGCAAGGACCGCGCCTCGATGGCGGTCGGCCTGGAGGTGCGGGTGCCGTTCTGTGATCACCGGCTCGTCGAATACGTCTACAACACACCGTGGTCGATGAAGACCTTCGACGGCCGTGAGAAGAGCCTGCTGCGGCATGCGACGAAACATGTGCTGCCCCAATCGGTGGCACAGCGCGTGAAGAGCCCCTACCCGTCGACCCAGGACCCCGGCTACGCGGCGAATCTGCAACAGCTGGCGAAAGAGCTGCTCACCGAGCGCGATTCGGCCCTGTTCGATCTGGTCGATCGGGCCTGGCTGGAGCGGGCCGTCGTTCAGGACCCGGCGAAACTGGAGAGCCACACCCGCGTCGGACTCGACCGGGCGATCGACCTGCACACCTGGCTGGACATGTATTCACCCGAGCTGCAACTGGACTGACCCGTACGAGGTAGAGAACAAGCGGTTGGGGCAAGAGCGCCTGCCTCAACCGCTTGCCCGGTATCGACCACCGGCACGCGCTCCGAATGAACGGCATGGGCAAGCGCCGTAGCACTTCTCTCGTGTGGCAAGACCGAAACTCGCATCGGTCGTACCCTCAGCATTAATTTCCGCTAACCCCCGGCAGGACGATCAATGCGTGATGGCACCCGTGTCCCGAAGACCCGCTCAGCCCGGAGGGATCGCGGCGCGACAGGTAACCGGAATCTGGTGTCTCAGCTGGCTACCGCCGTCGAACTCGATCCCGACGCGATCGCAGTGCGCACCGAAGAGGTCGAACTGACCTACCGAACGCTCGACGCGTACACCAATCAGTGGGCACGGTGGTTGTGCACGCTCGGCGTCGGATCTGAGGACCGAGTAGCCGTCGTATTGGACCGGTCGGTGGAATCGGTCGCAGCGATCTGGGCCATCGCCAAGACCGGCGCCGCATTCGTGCCCATCGATCCGTCCTATCCACGTGCCCGTATCGAGTACCAACTCACGGACAGCGGGTGCACATTCGGAATCACCGATCGGCGCACTGTTCCCGAGCTCCCCAACGGGGTCCGTTGGCTGGCCGTCGATGACCCGCATCTGCTGGAGGACCTCGCCCGGGAATCGGCCGACCCGATCTACCACCTCGATCGGCGTGCGCCCCTGCGCGCCTCGAACATCGCCTACATCACCTATACCTCCGGCTCGACCGGACGACCCAAAGGCGTCGGCGTCACCCACACCGGTCTGCCGGGGTTGTGCGCTCAACTGCGGACAACCCTCGCGATCGACTCCGGTTCGCGCGTCCTGCACTTCGCCTCACCCAGCTTCGATGCCTCGCTTCTCGAGTTGCTCATCGCGGTCGGATCGGCGGCCACCCTGGTGATCGCCCCGCCGGCAGTCCTCGGCGGCGCCGACCTCGCCGCCTTTCTGCACCGGCACCGGATCACCCACGCCTTCCTCACCCCTTCGGTCCTGGCAACCATTCAGCCGACCGGACTCGGCGATCTCACCACCGTCGTAGTCGGCGGGGATCCCTGCCCGCCCGCGCTGCTTCGGCAGTGGGCCACGACGGGGCGCCGGTTCCACAATGCGTACGGCCCCACCGAGACCACCATTGCGACCACCCTGAGCGGCTCGCTGCGCGCCGAGGCCGCCGTCACCCTCGGCGCGCCGATCGAGGGTTCGGGCCATCGCATCCTGGATTCTCGACTGCGACCCACCTTTGCCGGTGCGATCGGAGAGTTGTACGTGGCCGGCCATGGTCTCGCGCGCGGATACCCCGGCCACCCGGCACTCACCGCGGCGCGATTCGTAGCGGACCCGATGGGCGCGGCAGGTGATCGGATGTATCGCACCGGAGATCTGGTGCGCCGCAACAATTCCGGCGAACTGGAGTTCATCGGCCGGATCGACGATCAAGTCAAGATTCGTGGCCGGCGCATCGAACTCGGCGAAATCGACGCCGCGCTCGGCGATCTGCAGGCCGTCGCGGACGCCGTGACCGTGGACCGCACCACCGCCACCGGCGATATCGAACTCGTCTCCTTCGTGCGAGGCCATTCGGACCAGCCCATCGACTCCACGGATATCCGCGCAGCACTCGCGACCCGACTGCCGGCCTACATGCTGCCGAGCTCGGTGACCGTGTTGGATCACTTCCCGCTCACGGCCACCGGAAAGGTCGATCGCGCGGCACTTCGCGCCCTCCAGGCGACACGTCCCACCGCATTCGGTCTCCCCGCCAGCGTGGGAGAGCAGGCGGTCACCGACGTCTTCGCCCAGGTACTCGGACACCGGGACCTGAGCGGGGACATCGACTTCTTCACCGCGGGCGGCAATTCGCTCTTGGCGACACAGGTCGCCGCTCGATTGAGTCAGATCTGGAAGACGCAGATCCCTACTCAGCTGGTCTTCGACCACCCGACTATCACCACACTGACCAAAGCCATCCGATCCCAGCACTTCGACGCGGTCCGGGCGCCGCTGGTGGCAGGCGTGCGACCGGATCGAATTCCGTTGTCGCCGAATCAACTACGTTTCTGGTTGCGCAATCAGTTCGACACCGGCTCGGCGGTCGACAATATCGGATTCGCCCTCCGGCTCAACGGTATCGACAGTGCAGCGCTGCAGGCCACTCTCCTCGACGTGGTCACCCGCCACGAGGCGCTACGCACGCGGTATCCCGCCGACAGCGCCGGCCCTCATCAGGTGATCCTGGACCCGAGCGCCGTTGCCGATCGCTTCGCCCTCCTCGATATCGGCACCGACGAGGCGTCCGCGCTTGTGCATCGCCTCCTGCGCCAAGGCTTCGATGTCACCGCCGAAGTGCCGCTGCGGATTCGGCTGCTGCGAACGCCCGATGAGCACATCCTCGTGTGCGCGGTGCACCATATCTGTGCGGACGGCTCCTCCCTCGCGCCACTGGCAGCCGATATGGCCCGGGCCTACGCCGCGCGACACGCGGGCAGCGCACCGCACTGGCAACCGGTCACCGTCCAGTACGCCGACTACGCACTGTGGCAACAACAACTTCTCGGCTCCCGCGAGGACACCGATTCCCTGCTGTCACAACAACTCCGGTACTGGAGTCGAGAACTCGACGGCCTGCCCGAGCAGCTCGATCTGCCCGCCGATCGACCCCGTCCCGCGGTCGCCTCACTGCGCGGCGCGACGCTCGATGCCCTGGTGCCCGCCGCCGAACACACCGAACTGCTGGACTTCGCCCGCAGCCGGAACGCGAGCCTGTTCATGGTGATGCACACCGCGCTGGCGGTCCTGTTCGCTCGACTGTCGGGAACGACCGACATCGCTATCGGCGTCCCGATGACGATCCGCGCCGAACCAGCGCTGGACGGTGTGGTCGGAATGTTCGTCAATACCACCGTCTCCCGCACCCGCGTGGACCTCACCGAAACCTTCTCCGCGCTGCTGGCACGGACCAGAGACCGCGACCTGGCCAATTTCGCTCACTCCGAGGTGCCCTTCGAACATGTCGTGGATGCGGTCGATCCGCAGCGATCACCGGGACGGCACCCGCTCTACCAGGTCGGATTCGCATTCCAGAACTTCACCCGCGCCCAACTGGACATCCCCGACGCGGCGCTGTCGCTGTTCGACGTCGAGGCAGAGACGGTGAAGACCGACCTGCACATCGGCGTCATCGACTCTCGCGCCCCAGACGGATCCCTCGGGCCGATCGGGATCCGATTCGGTTACAGCACGGATCTGTTCGATCGAGAGACGGTCAGGCGGTTCCTGGATGCCTATCTTCGGTTGCTGCGCTCGATCCTTCAGGACGCGCGGACACCGGTCGGCGATCTGGCGCTCACCGACGACGAGGACCGCGGAGATCCCACCTACATCGATCATCCGCTTCCGGCCGAAATACTGACCGCGGCCCTGGCGCGGCACGCCGCCGATCACCCGGACGCGACCGCGGTGGTCAGCGGCCCGGAGTCCATCAGCTACGGCCACCTCCTCGATCGGGTCACCCGCCTGGCACGCTGGCTCATCGGCCGGGGGATCGGGCCGGAATCGATTGTGGCGGTGGCCATGCGCCGTTCGATCGATCAGGTCGTGGCGCTGTACGCGGTCGCCGAAGCAGGTGCGGCCTGGGTGCCGATCGATCCCGATCACCCCGACGAGCGCAACACCTATATTCTGAACTCCGCTGCACCGCAATGCATTCTGACAACAAGCGCAGACCGATTCGGCCTCGGAGCCCCGCATGCCGTCGACGAAATCGACCTCGACGCGTTCGCCACGGGACCGGTACACGATCGTGAGCGTCTCGCCCCACTGCGTGGTGACAACCCCGCCTACGTGATCTATACATCGGGCTCGACCGGCCGTCCCAAAGGTGTCGTGGTCACCCATGACGCCATAGTCAACCAGCTGACCTGGATGCGCACCCGCTACCGAGTCGAACCACACGATGTCTATCTGCACAAAACCGCAGCCACCTTCGACGTCTCGCTATGGGGATATTTTCTCGCGTTGTCGGCCGGCGCACGGCTGGTCCTGGCCGGACCACAGGAACACCGAGACCCACAGGCGATCAGTACTCTCATCGCCACCCACCAGGTCACCCTGACCGACTTCGTTCCCACCATGCTCGCCCTCCTCGCACGATCGGCCCGATCCGACCAATTGCGCTCGTTGCGTGCGGTATTCATAATCGGGGAGGCGCTGGCGCCGGACACCGCCCGGGCGTTCGCCCGCCTCAGTCCCGCGGAGTTGCACAACCTGTACGGGCCCACGGAAGCCGCGGTGAGCATTACCGAACACCGGGTGGACGACACCGACCTGCGCGCACCGACCGTTGCGATCGGTGTTCCGGTCTGGAATTCCCGATGCCGGGTACTCGATTCCCGGCTGCATACCGCGCTGCCCGCTGTGCCGGGTGAGCTGATGCTCACCGGCGTGCAACTCGCCAGGGGCTATCACCGTGCGCCCGGGCTCACCGCGAGCAGATTCGTCGCCGACCCGTTCGGCCCGCCGGGTACCCGGATGTACCGCAGCGGTGACCTGGCCCGGCGGCGGACCGACGATATGCTCGAGTATCTGGGGCGCACCGATTTTCAGGTCAAGATTCGCGGACAGCGTATCGAGCTCGGTGAGATCGAAGCCGCGTTGCTCGACGACGCCGACGTTGCTCAAGCGGCTGTCACGGTGCACAAGTCCGACACCGATACCCTCCTCATCGGCTACGTCGTTCCCCGGCCCGGAGCGAGGGTCGACTCGAAAGACCTGCGCCGCAATGCCTCCACTCGGCTGCCCGGATATATGGTCCCCTCGACGGTGCTGGTTCTGTCTGCACTACCGGTGAACACCAGCGGCAAACTCGATCGTTCCGCCCTCCCCGCACCGCGGTTCACCAGCGACAGCGCCGTCGCACCGCGCACCACGCTGGAAGCAGCCATCGCCCAGGCGTTCTCGCAGGTGCTCGACGTGCCGCACGTGGGTATGACAGATGACTTCTTCGACCTCGGTGGATCGTCTCTACTGATATTCCTGCTGCATCAGAAACTCTCCGAACAACTCGGGCGCGACGTACCGATGTCGGCGATTCTCCACGCGCCCACGGTCACCGGGGTCGCGGCCTATCTGAACGGCGCGCGAAATCCGCATGCCCCCGGCGCGCCTGCCGCCGACGCCATCCTCGAACCTGCGATCACCGCGGCCGGATGCGCGCCCCGCAGAGCTGGACCCGACACCGTGGTGCTGCTCACCGGCGCCACCGGGTTTCTGGGCGTGCACCTGCTCCACGAATTACTCACCAGCACCGACGCGCGAGTGTGGTGTCTGGTGCGCGCCCGCGACGACCAGGCCGCACTGCAGCGAATCACCGAATCGCTGCAGCAGTTCGGACTGCCGACCGGCCAAGTCTCCGACCGGGTTTCCGCACTGGCCGCGGACCTGTCCGCCCCGCAACTCGGGCTCTCCACAGCACAGTTCGACCAGCTCGCCGAAAACGTGGACGCGATCTATCACAACGGCGCCCGAGTCAACCATCTCGACCCCTACCAACGCCTGCGCGCCCCCAATGTCGAAGGCACACGCTCGATACTGCGACTGGCGACCACCCATCGGGTCAAGAGCGTGCACTTCATCTCCACGCTCGGCGCGGCGATCCCGGCGGATCATCTCCCCGGCCTCGTCACCGAGAACGACCGATTGCCTGCGGATCAACTCCAGGACAACGGCTATCTGATCTCGAAATGGGTTGGCGAGGAACTGGTCCGGCAGGCCGGCGAACGCGGCGTCCCGATCACGATCCACCGGCCCGGCACGATCTGCGGGCACACGCGCACCGCCGTCAACAACGCCGACGACGCGTTCTGGAACATGATCCGCGCGGCGGCGATTCTTTCCATAGCGCCGGAGGTCGGCGATGCCACGGTCGCACTCGTCCCGGTGGACTATGTCGCACCCGCGATAGTCGCCATCGCCGCACAACCGCGCCGGGAAGCCGTCTTCCATTTGGTCAACCAGACGCCCCTCGAGGTTCGGGACGTCCTCGAATGCGTGCGCGAATACGGCTTCCCGATCACGACGACCCCGCTCGATATCGTGCACAGCACACTCGAACAACGGTCCGCCGCAGATATCGCCGAGGGCGACGACTCACTCACCCGCGCCGCCCTTCTCGCCCCCACCTTCGCCGGACTCGCAGGAAACACACGCTGTTCCGACACCCACGCACAGGAGGCCTTGCACTACAACGGCATCCACTGCCCGGTCATCGACCGCAGAGTGATCCACCGCTACCTGGACCAATTCTGCGCCTCCGGATTCCTTCCCCGGCCCATCGTCGTCGAGCAACAGCTCCCCGTATAGGCGTGAGAACGATGATGGGGCCGGTACCGCTTCTGCGGTGCCGGCCCCGGGTTCGATCTGGCCACCTGGGATCAGAAATGGCCTACAACAATGAAAATGGGCGGTTTCGGCTGAAGCTGATCCGAAACCGCCCACTGTCCTACTGCTTGTGTCGAGAGGGGGACTTGAACCCCCACGTCCCTAAGGACACTAGCACCTCAAGCTAGCGCGTCTGCCATTCCGCCACCCCGACCGGTGAACCTCGACAAGATTAGCCGAGGGCTCGCCGAAACCGGAAATCGGCTGGTACAGGCCGGTTTCGGGCGGAACTACTTCTTGATGAAGATGCCAGCGATGTCAGCGTTCTTGATCGGGGTGTCCGCGTTGGACTGCACCTGGCACAGCGCCTGGACCGAAGCCATGCTCAGATCGACATTGGTGCCGGAGGGCTCGTTCTGATTGCCCGTCTGCTGCTTGATGAACTTGGTGATGGTGATGCGCTGATCGTTCGCATCCTGCTTGAGGTAATCGGTGCACTTGGTGTCTCCGCCTTGATTGACGGCTGTCTTGATCTCGCTACAGCCGCTCATCAGCGTGACGGCGAACGCAGCGGCGGCCACGCCGGCGGTCCATCGCATGGTCTTCATGAGCGTCACTGTAGAGCGGCGTCATCGATCGGCAATCCTGGCTCGACCCTGAGATCACCCGGATTCGATGTGATTTACGTCACAAATGCCCGCACATTTCGGGGGTATGTGATGGCAAGGTTGAGGCATGTCTGCTGCTTCCGCCGAAACGATTCGGGTCCTCGGCGCCCGCGAGCACAATCTCCGCAATGTCTCCCTCGAGATCCCCAAGAACCAGATCACCGTGTTCACCGGGGTGTCCGGATCCGGGAAGTCCTCCATTGTGTTCGACACCATCGCCATCGAATCGCAGCGGCAGCTGTATGCCACTTTTCCGGCGTTCATCCTCAACTTCCTGCCCCGCTACGAGCGCCCGCACGCCGAGGCCATCGAGAATCTGACCGCGCCGGTGATCATCGATCAGAAGGCGGTCGGGGGCGGGCCGCGCTCCACGGTCGGGACCATGACCGATATCTACGCGCTCATCCGAGCGCTGTTCGCGCGCTTCGGATCACCCTCGACGGGACTGGTCTACGACTACTCCTTCAATACCCCGCAGGGCATGTGCACCGAATGCGACGGCCTCGGCATGACGATCACCGCCGACCCCGACAAACTCGTGGACCGGACCAAATCGCTCAACGAAGGCGCGATCCTGCTTCCGGGATACGGTGTCGGCAGCGGAGATTGGCAGCTGTACGGCAACTCCGGGCGCTTCGACCTGGACAAGAAGCTCGCCGAATACAGCGCGGCGGAATGGCACGATCTGCTGCACGGCAGCGGCGGCAAAGTGGAGCTGGCTTTCAACAAGGGGACCTGGAAGGCCAAC encodes the following:
- a CDS encoding non-ribosomal peptide synthetase: MSQLATAVELDPDAIAVRTEEVELTYRTLDAYTNQWARWLCTLGVGSEDRVAVVLDRSVESVAAIWAIAKTGAAFVPIDPSYPRARIEYQLTDSGCTFGITDRRTVPELPNGVRWLAVDDPHLLEDLARESADPIYHLDRRAPLRASNIAYITYTSGSTGRPKGVGVTHTGLPGLCAQLRTTLAIDSGSRVLHFASPSFDASLLELLIAVGSAATLVIAPPAVLGGADLAAFLHRHRITHAFLTPSVLATIQPTGLGDLTTVVVGGDPCPPALLRQWATTGRRFHNAYGPTETTIATTLSGSLRAEAAVTLGAPIEGSGHRILDSRLRPTFAGAIGELYVAGHGLARGYPGHPALTAARFVADPMGAAGDRMYRTGDLVRRNNSGELEFIGRIDDQVKIRGRRIELGEIDAALGDLQAVADAVTVDRTTATGDIELVSFVRGHSDQPIDSTDIRAALATRLPAYMLPSSVTVLDHFPLTATGKVDRAALRALQATRPTAFGLPASVGEQAVTDVFAQVLGHRDLSGDIDFFTAGGNSLLATQVAARLSQIWKTQIPTQLVFDHPTITTLTKAIRSQHFDAVRAPLVAGVRPDRIPLSPNQLRFWLRNQFDTGSAVDNIGFALRLNGIDSAALQATLLDVVTRHEALRTRYPADSAGPHQVILDPSAVADRFALLDIGTDEASALVHRLLRQGFDVTAEVPLRIRLLRTPDEHILVCAVHHICADGSSLAPLAADMARAYAARHAGSAPHWQPVTVQYADYALWQQQLLGSREDTDSLLSQQLRYWSRELDGLPEQLDLPADRPRPAVASLRGATLDALVPAAEHTELLDFARSRNASLFMVMHTALAVLFARLSGTTDIAIGVPMTIRAEPALDGVVGMFVNTTVSRTRVDLTETFSALLARTRDRDLANFAHSEVPFEHVVDAVDPQRSPGRHPLYQVGFAFQNFTRAQLDIPDAALSLFDVEAETVKTDLHIGVIDSRAPDGSLGPIGIRFGYSTDLFDRETVRRFLDAYLRLLRSILQDARTPVGDLALTDDEDRGDPTYIDHPLPAEILTAALARHAADHPDATAVVSGPESISYGHLLDRVTRLARWLIGRGIGPESIVAVAMRRSIDQVVALYAVAEAGAAWVPIDPDHPDERNTYILNSAAPQCILTTSADRFGLGAPHAVDEIDLDAFATGPVHDRERLAPLRGDNPAYVIYTSGSTGRPKGVVVTHDAIVNQLTWMRTRYRVEPHDVYLHKTAATFDVSLWGYFLALSAGARLVLAGPQEHRDPQAISTLIATHQVTLTDFVPTMLALLARSARSDQLRSLRAVFIIGEALAPDTARAFARLSPAELHNLYGPTEAAVSITEHRVDDTDLRAPTVAIGVPVWNSRCRVLDSRLHTALPAVPGELMLTGVQLARGYHRAPGLTASRFVADPFGPPGTRMYRSGDLARRRTDDMLEYLGRTDFQVKIRGQRIELGEIEAALLDDADVAQAAVTVHKSDTDTLLIGYVVPRPGARVDSKDLRRNASTRLPGYMVPSTVLVLSALPVNTSGKLDRSALPAPRFTSDSAVAPRTTLEAAIAQAFSQVLDVPHVGMTDDFFDLGGSSLLIFLLHQKLSEQLGRDVPMSAILHAPTVTGVAAYLNGARNPHAPGAPAADAILEPAITAAGCAPRRAGPDTVVLLTGATGFLGVHLLHELLTSTDARVWCLVRARDDQAALQRITESLQQFGLPTGQVSDRVSALAADLSAPQLGLSTAQFDQLAENVDAIYHNGARVNHLDPYQRLRAPNVEGTRSILRLATTHRVKSVHFISTLGAAIPADHLPGLVTENDRLPADQLQDNGYLISKWVGEELVRQAGERGVPITIHRPGTICGHTRTAVNNADDAFWNMIRAAAILSIAPEVGDATVALVPVDYVAPAIVAIAAQPRREAVFHLVNQTPLEVRDVLECVREYGFPITTTPLDIVHSTLEQRSAADIAEGDDSLTRAALLAPTFAGLAGNTRCSDTHAQEALHYNGIHCPVIDRRVIHRYLDQFCASGFLPRPIVVEQQLPV